Sequence from the Salvelinus alpinus chromosome 35, SLU_Salpinus.1, whole genome shotgun sequence genome:
AATGTTCACTAAGCCGCAAGAAGACGCGTTTGGCCATGTGACCGTATGAGTTGTCCGTTCTTGGCTCTCTGTGGAGTGTAATGCATACTTAATGTGGACAGGGAGGGCACGGGACTCAGTCAATGATTATTTAATGGCTCTAGCTGCTGCCTAGCAGACCAGGATGTTGAGTGTCAACGTAGGGAAGCATTAGGGGAGATGAAGGGAAGATCGTATTTAAGTCACATCCACAGGGGGAATGCAGTGCTGTTGATCTcttcaatatacacacacacacacacacacacacacacacacacacacacacacacacacacacacacacacacacacacacacacacacacacacacacacacacacacacacacacacacactttttaatTGGCTCAACTGCCACTACGCCATCCTATTCAAACCATGTCAAAGCTGATATCAGATCACATGGGGATGTTAGTAAATGACCGAAGATCAGTTATTATCTGAAAGTATCCATTTATCGCACAAAATAATTGTCTATTTGACACCGGCATTATAAAAAATTCCCTATGGCGTTATCTTTCTCCTACTCTTCGATGCTATGTGTGTTCTAGGTTAGCATGGCCGCTGTGCTGCTCCCTGGCAATGTGCCAAGATCTCATGTGGGCCTTGTCAGTGTCACACTCACACTGTCATCTATTTGACATGTGAGGGCGGTGTGCAGTCTGTCATGCTCTCACTGTGACACGTCGCTGTGCCTTTTGAGTCAGTGGAGCCGAGAGCTGTGTAAATCTCCATCCGTAGCCAGCCCTGACATGTAGCCTCTGTGGACACTGGAAGCCtcgcttctccttcttcttccctTCTCCCACACTCCCTCCTTCTCACTCCCCATACTTCAGATTTCCACAAGGCTAAAACCCCGAGACAGTCTACACGCAGTTACCTCTACTGCTAGCCCTTGAAGCTTTGCCTCGACAGAAGTTAATAATATGCCCTTGCCTTACTGGAGTTAAAGTACTGTTATTAAATGTTAATTACGTTGAACCGAAATGCACACTCACTGTAGCAGATAAGACGTGGGAACTCATGTTGTTAGTGCTGGGGCCCTCTGGTCTGCTGTGGCACGGTGCGATGGTGCTTCTTGAGCCTACTTCTCTCAAATAAAAGCACAGCTGTGCGCTTTGCGATAAATCTAAGCGTTTGCCTCCAATGTTGCCCCAGTATTCCCCTAACGTAATCGGATAACTGAAAAAATAACCAGTCGTTTTTGTTGCAtcaagtacccccccccccccccccaagaagcTGATCCTTCATGGGGGTTTATTCAATAAAGCCAAAAGATATAGTCGCTTATgtgcaaagagagagaagcatgtgtgtcccaaatggcactctattgccTATTTAGTGCCCTATTTCcctacagggctctggtcataaagtagtgcactatgcaggaaATAAGATGCTATTTGAGACGCAGAGGCAGTCATAGAGGTGGTGGCGTAATGCCACCTTTATAATCCCTCTTTGAATGGCTCAGGGGGTGGGGACGCTTACCATATCAAAGTTTATTGTGCAGTTTATTGAAACCGGCGCGTGATGCGATTAACGTGGTAAAGTGTCAGTCCAGGGGTTACAGCCGAACCTTGCATAACGCTGCCTCTCTGGCGCTCTGTGCAAAGTATAGTAATTCAATGTATATCTGAGGGATAGTGGAATTTCCCTGTTGAAAAGAAACACTGCTTCACACACCCACATTTTGTGGCATTTGATATTTTAAAGCACAGTCAACATCAGAGTGAAGAGGCATTTGTGTTTTATTTAAAAGTACTTAAAATACTATTTACCATAGATTTGCTTTTGGAAGAAGTacagttttttttattgaaaCAGATTAAAACACAAGGGACTCCATTTTTGTGTCCATAGCAAAACAACATTCAAATGTTGGTCAACATCTAACAATGTAACAGGGCTCTGCCTATCATCTGCAAGGGTGTTGTATTCAAAGAGACAATAGAAGATTCTCAAATAAGtgggacaggaagagagagaatgcTCCCGCAGGTGGCTTTCACTTGTCCAGTCATTTCCAATCAGTGTTTGCCTCAAGGAAGGGAGAAATGAAGGACGCACTTTTGAAATATTTGAACAGGGcctcaacgagagagagagagagttctctctTGATCCCAATTTTGTTATCTTGCCTCTCTAACCCTCCTGATTTGGTTCTCCCGTAGCGGCGAAGAAGTCCCAATGGCTGGAGAAAGAGGAAAAGGCTCGGCAGCTGAGGGAGAGCCAGCTGGACGAGCGGCGCAGGAAGCTGGAGGAGCAGCGGATCAAGACAGAGAAGCGTCGCGCTGCCCTGGAGGAGAGGCAGAAACAGCAACTAGAGAAGAACAAGGTGGGTTGTGAGGGAGAAGGGTGAAGTACCCTTAGACGCTAATCTTAGGTCAGGTTAGTATTGGGGGTTAGTAGGTCAGGTTAGTATTGGGGGAGGtgcagctgatcctagatctgtacctaggggaaacttcaccccagaaCGGGTGGTAACACTCCTCACAGCAAGCCAATATTAGAGCCCTGATGATCGTGGGTTCAATCCCCACGTCCACCTTTCCTGCTTTCCCTTCTACTAACCTGTCTCCCCCATCTATTTCCACACTGTCTCAATGAAGGTCAGAAAAATACTAAAGGAGTGGTGGAATTCCACCCGCCTTAACCATACAAGAGAATAAGGTGGGTGGGTAGCAAGAAGAGAATGAGTCAGAGAATCATTAATTAGTGCTAACCTAGTATTTCTCCATCTTTGGTATGAAGGAGCGGTATGAGGCTGCCCTCCAGCGGTCCACTAAGAAGACCTGGGCTGAGATCCGTCAGCAGAGATTGTCCTGGGCCGGAGGCCTCAGCCACAACTCCAGCCAGAGAGAAAGTGAGTACCTACCGCTGAAACAGGAACCCAGAACCCACCGAGCCAGACACTGCCGAAGCCTCTCCTTCCTTCAAAGACAACTGCCTCACCAATACACATTTGACACTATCTTGCGACTGTTGTTGGCTTGGATCATTTCTTTTCACATGGTCCTTCCCAGCACAGTTCCAGCGACTATGGTGGATGCGTTACCAGGCCAGTGCAGTACGGCTCGTTTTGGCTCGCTTCAGTAGTGTGAAAAAGGGTACTACTGTGCAGACATTCATATTCTACCGAGCCATATTTTCACAGGCTTACGGTTGTTTTGCACTTCAAGTAAACCATAAATTAGGTCACTCACTTTACACTATATAGTCAGTTAGTGACAGTCAAACTTGAATTCCAGTCACCTTCAACCCTATTAAGCAGAGGTGGTTCTCTGTGATTCGGCCTGGCATCAATCAGCCTACACGGCTGAACCGCTCCTCTCAACCTCATCACAGATACGTAGTTATCTCTAATTAAATCACTCTGagatgtctcacacacacacacacacacacacacacacacacacacacacacacacacacacacgacaggtgGGTTGATGTCCCTATCAGCTCTTGCTGGGATGTGCTACACTACAGCAGTCTAATTTCCCTGTAGACGGAGGGAACATTGGCTTCATTCCGTGAGGAAATAGCTGGGTAATGACAAGGCTGAGGTGAATATGAGATGTCCAGGCATGGTTGAGGTgtatatgtgtggtgtgtgtggggggggggggggggctgtgatgGTGTCAGATATGTAGTGATGCCCTGCGAGTCACAAACAATTCTGACCAATGTTTTCCCGGTCTGCGTTTGTGCGACATACTCAAAAGTCATGTTTCTGTAGGGTCTCTGGTGATTCAACAGTgtaccatttaaaaaatatatatatattttatattattcatATTTTATTGAAAGGAATGAAGGGGAGAGAGCTAGAATGAATATAAGTAGCGTGAAGGGTTCGACTGGGATTCGAACCCACGTTAGCAGggttacatactgtatgtgcacaACCAACCTCAGGCACATAGTGTAGGCTACTGCGTGACTGGATGTTTCATTCAGGGTCGTTAGCCCCTAGATACAGATAAAGTATTGGTTCTTCAATGTGTATGCTGGTACTTTAGAGCCTGCAGTAAGCGGGGCTTTATCAGTCATCAACACACATCAGAATAGTGGTTCATTCATGTTTCGCTAGCATTGATTCACGTAGCCAAATACCCCTTCAAGTCAAATGGAGTCGGTAACAGCAATGCACTTGGTAAGAGGTGTATGAAGCAGGgatgtctctctctttcgctctctctctctctcttcctgctcttCTCCACCTTTGCCAACTCTTATGGTCACACTGAACATAGACGTTGGCAAGACAGCCAAAcaaatctgggaccagactacgtACTATATGAGCCATGAGTAATGGCAAATGTTGACCGCCAAAtcaacctgcccccccccccccagcctcctcTTTCAGACCCAGTGCTGTCGAAGACCGAAAGGTAGGAAAAAAAAGAGGGAAAGACTGAACCGTGACAAGCGTTAACAAACAGGATACAGTGGACTACTGAGGATCCAATAGAGTTATTTAAGAAGAGGCAGCAGAGTGCTCTATTGGCCTGCAGAAAAAAGACCTCTCCCTGCCCATCTCCAACAACAACAGACCCATATCTGACAAGGGACAtttaggacagagacagagacatccaATTCCCCCATTAACATTAGACTGTACTGTCATATGTCTAGTGGCATTTAATGAAGGGCACAATGTTCACTCGATTAGTCTCCATTAAAGGGTCTGGGGGGATGGTGTTTAATCAGTGGGTTGTCTCAGTAGTTCCCTCCACTAGGTGTCAGTTGTGTTACATGTGTGTCAGTTGTGTTACATGCGTGTCAGTTGTGTTGACTGACATTGGTATTTGTTTGTGTAGTACAACATGTTGTGGTAACAAAACTGTTACTACACTGTTACTACTTTGTGTACGGCAGGGCTCAGGTTGGCACAAAGATGGGACGTGTACTCTTTTACATTCTAGTCATGTCATCGCAGGTTAGACATATGTGTTCACAGGCCATTGATAGTCAGTCGTTTTCAGTGTTTTGGTGTCACTCTTTCACAAACAGTCAAGTGTATCCATTTTGAATATCAACACCTAACTGAATGACGCACGACCCAGTAGACTCAACACAATATttctttaaatatatttttttagtgCGTAGAAAAAGCTGCGTTATTTCCCTCTACCATCAATTGTCTGTTTTCAGATTGTAATCGATTTTTGGTGGAGGCTCCTCGAAGTATACTTTGACATGACACATTGACAGTTAGAATTTCTATTCTGTTTCCCGTCATCGCCATGCGGAAAGGAATGTAAAATAACACTGTCAGATGAGAAACGTTCAACACAgagattttattattttgtttcttTATTGAATCAGAAATAGTTGCCCTCTGGAAATACACCGTTTTGGTATTTGGATGTTTGCtgtatgtatgcgtgtgtggGGGGATTGATATCACCGTGACACACCCTGGAGGCCTCCCTCCCCTGTGTGAAACAGTGTGACCCACCATCTCTGTGGACTACTCTCTTGGCTTCGCAGGCAGATGCTCGGTGTCGGCGGTCAACCTGCCCAAACACGTGGACTCGGTTATAAACAAGAGACTCTCCAAGTCCTCCGCCACCCTCTGGAACTCCCCCAACAGAAGTAAGACACGTCAGGCCCCCTTTTCCGGGAACGCCCACTTTTCATATCCGTTCCCTCACATGATTTCATTTTTTTCTCCACGGTTTTTTTTCTCCCCACTGTCTCCAATCCAATCGCTTGTCTGTGTTCGATGGTTGATTACCGAATCATTTTCACCTAACAAATTCAAATCCAcccttgttttttttcttctgtggtTCATGGGTTAtggtttttctccctccctctgcattTTGTTCAGTCCCTGTATTTATATACTTCATACTTTGGTGTGAATATATGGGTTCATTTACGCTGTCTTCATATTTTTTGTCCCACATTTTTGGTGTTCTTGGTTTATTCATTTGCTGGTGATGGTCATTTCGTGCTCTTTGGTTTGTGTGTCAGTCGATGTTTTTTCACTCACTGAAAAGTCTTGGTCAATGTCTTGAATGGTGACGGTGATGTCTTGAATGGTGACGGTGATGTCTTGAATGGTGACGGTGTTGTCTTGAATGGTGACGGTGATGTCTTGAATGGTGACGGTGATGTCTTGAATGGTGACGGTGATGTCTTgaatggtgatggtgatgatgatgatgaatgtgtTTTCAGGCCTATGCTATCCCGAAGTAAATACACTGTACTTTGCGGAACAGTGTTTCAGTGCACCTAGAACACCACTGCAGGTGCAGGGTTCTTTCAGAAGTGCCTGTCTAAATAGGTCACATAGGAACTTTAGTGTTTAAAATTAAAAAGTCGGCCACTAAAGGATGAGTCAGCGTTTTAAGAGAAAATTCTGAAAACTCCACAGGAACACCTGTGATGGTTGAAAATAGATTAAGGTGACTCTGCTGAAAGCGTaaccctctccctcttttcctctccttctctccctctctccacctaccCTATCTTTCACTCTcgcctctctcgtctctctcgtcGTCCTATCTctcgtctcttcctctctgtctctgctcctcttctttctcctctacCCCCTGTTCTTTTGTCTCACTCATTGTCTATCAAAagctcactctcctctcttttttatttcagtctctctctcgcacactttctctctctctctatttccctctctgcTGGTTAACCTTATTGTCCTTCAGGGCAGGTTTAATAGGGAAGTGGGACGTGATTTAGTGTACCGTATAAAAGACCCAGAGCAAACCTCTGCGGTGGACTTCTTtcgtctctctcttccctctcctctctcctccctcgtcTTTCAATGTCAATGTTCTGAACTGCTGCCTCCATAGCCAGAGGGGTTTTTGCTAATTCTGGCAGTGCTTACTTTATACTGCTCTGGTATATAGGTTGTGATCTTCCTCCCTCTCATGTTATTATGCGTCTGGAAGTTTTCCAGGTCTAATATGGAACCCACCATTTCCTCATAGAGCATAAGAATGGGGCGTAGGCCTGGGTTGGTTTGAGGCTTTATTTGGTATGAATGTTTACTAGAGACATAAGGGTTTATGCGGGTGAGATATTGTCTTATTTGATCTGTCATTATAATATATAACGTAGGAAAGCTAACTGAGCAAAGCTTAGCTCGTTGTCGATATTCCATATAAAAAAAACGAGAAGCAAAAGGCCTTTCTGTGACACTGTGATGACAATGCGATATTGGATCATTATATTTGAGTCATTTACTAAAATGGGGTTGCAATAGTTATCGAACAGTTAGTCGGTATAAGGTGCATATTAAAACTGTTTGAACACTGACGTCGTCTGACGTAGCGAGACAGAAGTGGGGATATTCACAGTGGCTCTAAGAGGCAAACCGGCTTTGAAAATGAAGCTGGTTTGCCCAACCTGTTAGTGATCCCTTCGCGCGCCAATTcctttagcgggatcgatttgacaacatccattgaagttgcagagcgccaaattcaaactacagaaatatcaATATTCAAGATAACCGAAAatataagtgtaatacatcaaaataaagcttaacttcttgttaatccagtcgcagtgtcagatttcaaaaaggctttacggcaaaagtagaccatgcgattatctgaggacagtgccccgTATACAAATACATGAAAAAAAAATTCAACAAGGCAGGTGGCgatacaaaagtcagaaataacgatataattcatgccttacctttgaagatctttttctgttggcactccaaaatgttccagaaacatcacaaatggtccttatgttcgataatgtccttcttgatatccccaaaatgtcaatttatttggcgcgtttgattcagaaatacaccggttccaacactgcccaacatgactacaaagtatctaataagttacctgtaaacttggtccaaacatttcaaacaatgttcctaatccaacctaaggtatcctaaaacgtaaataatcaatacaatttaagacgggatatactgtgttcaataccggataaaaacaacgtgaagcgcGTTCCAGTTCACGCGCACCAAACAGTAGAGTCCACTTTGCTTGACACTTACAAAGAACTGACCTACTTCTTCAtatctcaaaagaaaaacatcaaccaatttctaaagactgttgacatctagtgaaagccataggaactgcaaccaggttcctatTTAATAGGGCTATTCAATAGAAAACCAATGGGAAATACTATGACCTCAATTTTATTttcccctggatggtttgtcctcggggttttgcctgccaaatcagttctgttatactcaaagacattattttaacagttctagaaactttagagtgttttctatccacatctaccaattatatgcatatcctagcttctgggcctgaggaacaggcagtttactttgggcacgcttttcgtccggacgtgaaaatactgccccctatccctaagaagttgaTGTCATCTGACGTAGCGAGACAGAAGTGGAGATATTCACGGTGGCTCTAAGAGGCAAAAAATGAAGCTGAAAATGAAGCTGGTTTGCCCCTTAAGGCCAGCATAGGACTTTGAATATATGTGATAAAATTGGTCGTGTTTGTCCCCTCCCGCAGCCCGTAGCCTCCAGCTGAGCCCGTGGGAGAGCAGCATTGTGGACCGACTGATGACGCCCACCCTGTCCTTTCTGGCCCGAAGCCGCAGCGTCGCCAGCGTGCTCAGCAACGGTAAAGGCCGTAAGTAGTTATCACACTCCCACTGTGATAGATGAGACCTGCTATTGGCGGGGTTGTTTATCATTTAGAACATCATTCGTCCAACCACCCCTCTTGGCCCCCAGCACTTCCATGTATTTGATAATTTGTTCCAGTCAGAGCTAGCACATCTGATTccacttgtcaactaatcatcaaacccttgaatgagcttATGAACTACAATAATTCTGGAAATGACACAATTGTGAAACGTTTGAGGGGCACCGGCGAGAGGTTTGAGAAACACTGATGTAGGGTATGTGAAGTGATGTGTGGCAATGAATAGCTTTGTTGCATGTGCTCTGCTTGTGTTTTTAGAGATGGGTGTCGTATTTATTtgtcttccttccttctctcgaTCTCTCGCCTGCTCTCTATGTGCCTCTCCTTCCCGTCCCCTCCAGAGTCGCCCCTATGCCCTCGTTCGGCCTCGGCCAGCCCGCTGACGCTGTGTGCCCACCGGCCTCACCACCGCTGCTCCGACCGCTGGAGGGTGACGTCCAGCACGCCCGACATCACCCAGCGCCGACGCGACTCCACGCCGGTACGTCAACCATCCTTTTTTCTTTCCTTTCGTATTTTTCAATTTCATTGACtggatagagaggagagtagatagAGAGATACAAATCGAAAGAGGGTCATAGACAGTGAAGGGCACAGACAGACCGGACTTGACCCCTGTCGCCTGCAGGCCTGCATGGTCCGAAACCTGGAGCGCCGACTACTACCATCCCTTACCGTTTATACACAATAGAACACCGTTTGGCACTTTGAATGAGCTAGAATGTACTGTGTATCTTTTGGTTTTGAGAGAGATGTTTTTATCCACATTTATACCTTTCTGATggtttgtgtctctgtctctctgcagatagagaagaaaaagaaagagaagaaggaCAAGGAGCGGGAGAACGAGAAGGAGAAGAGTGCTCTCAGCAAAGACAAGGTGCTGAAGAAGAGACAGTCCTTACCCAGCATGAGGCACAGACCGGACCCCAGGTAACCTGCTCTCACACGGATCTACTGGATCTGCCTTTGGCACAGTACAGCACTAAACACCCTTTACACACTACTGAGCCGAACCAAGCCAAGCCCAGCTGTACTGTATtggcctggttacacatccaccatAGTTGTTGAAAACTTGCAGGAAAGGACCATGTTTAAAGAACATATACAAGCCAGCACAGCATATGTAGATTGGGTCGGCATTATAGTGTGAATAGGGTATAAGACTAAAATTAGAGCTTAGAGTGTTTACTAAGGTTAGGGATACAGTAAGAGACAAAGATAACCATGACTGTGAGTGCAGATGGTAAAACCAGCGTGTCTGTGTGTTTAAGTGAACTCAGGATAAGACTGAAAAGCATGAGGCCCCTGAGCCAAAGGATATTTATCCAGCGCGTTAATCATAGCCGGCCGCGGGACATGGCAATGGATGGGGCTCACTGACAgatggagggaaaggagagaaaaaaaaaatgagagagagagagagagagagagagagagagagagagagagagagagagagagagagagagagagagagagagagagagagagagagagagagagagagagagagagagagagagagagagagagagagagagagagagagagagagagagagagagagagagagagagagagagagagagagagagagagagagagagagagagagagagagagagagagagagagagagagagagagagaactgtttatttcacttttgtatattatctacttcacttgctttagcaatgtTAACGTGTTTCCCATGACAATGAAGCCCTTTGGAATGAATTGTGAGAGAGATGAGAATGCCAGATGCCTTAAGGAAgagaagtacacacacacaccactctggtATAATGGGACTTTCCCCTCCGAGCGGCGACTATTACACTGTCTACTGCTGAGAAAccatcccataatgctctgtcaCAGACCACACAATGTTACACGTGTTAGGTTGTGTCGTGTCTGACCCTGCTACCTGGTGAGGTCATGTTTATTGACTGCTGTCTGAGACTTGAGGCTAGGGAGGCACatatgtaacagaaacagttttAATAGTATTACTTCAGTGGAGGTATTAGTGTTAGTCTCCTTGCTTGATTGTGTATAGAGATGGACTATTTTTTAATCCCTAGGGCTGGATATGACTAAATGTGATTGTGTATAGAGATGGACTATTTTTTCATCCCTAGGGCTGGATATGACTAAATGTTCGACTAAACTTTACTTAACCGTTGTTTGCTTATTATTATTTACATATTTCTAATGATTTCTAATGATTTGTCGGACATACTGTGTGTATTCATGTTTTACATAATAGCTCtcttaccctccctccctccagtcctAGTCCCTTATCCAGACAGCGGGCTGCCTCACCCGCCACTACTCCTAGAGCAagaccttcctcctcctctcccagcccCGCTGCCTCCCCCAAACCCCCCTCTTCAGCCCGGGCTAGCCCCTCCACCCCCAAGGCCCGGCCCAAGAGGGCTAGGACCCCGGCCCGGGTGGACCACGGGCGCACCTCCTCCCCCGTTCCCCTGGAGAGGGCCAGGGAGACCCGCGGCCGTAGGTCAGCCACGCCCGAGGAGCCCAAAGGCAAGAGTGAGTATGCAGTAGCTAGTTAATACCCCCAGGTGGAGGGTTATATGTGTAAGTAAAGTGTACTCCTCTTACAGGGATCACAACTGTGCAGCATCATTTTAAAGGGCTTAATCAGCGTAACCACATTCCCTTTAAGTGGGGGGGTGTATTGTTTATGTTGTTGGAATGAGTTCAGTTGTAACACTAGACGCGTGTTGGCGAGCGTGAGACACTCCTTTTCATTTCAATGAAACACGGGCGTAGGCAGTGCGGTTCGCGACAGGCTTGCGCTGCTCAGTGTCAAATGACTCTCTGGTTCTATTTTCACGATTTCTAAGTAGCTCACTTGATAATGTGGTTCGCCCTCTGCTCGCGTTGGTCTTACGTTAAGCTTCCAGTGTAGCAGGGAAACAGCCCACTGCTTCTGCAATGCCCCAGTGTAGTTCCTGTGTTATATCACATTTTAAGCCAGTTATATTTACATTGACATTAAGCTCTGTGAATGTAAGTCCTGTCTTCAGTCTAGTTATGGTGTGGTTTGTAATTCATTGAAAAATGGTTTGAAAAATATGGACTCACTCACCCTAGATAATTTAGAATCTGGTATATTTTATATGCACTTGGCACACAAGCCGTGAGAACACTATATACCCATATAATTCGGTACCTTTTCATTTCCCCCTGACACAAGTTGGATTTTAGTGTGTCTGTTTTCTATAGGCCCTGCCACGGCTGATTCATACTTTGCTTCCTCAGTTCTTTGTGGTTTGGCTCAGTTCCAAGCAGGAAAAAGTGAATGCGTGCgcgcgtacgtgcgtgcgtgtcagTGCACTGTAGCGCCGGCCCAGCCACAGGATGATTATCGTCGTGGTTAATTAGGCACGCCGACAATGCCagcttctctgtctttctctccttcacACACAGCGAGGAACAGCAGGGGGGTGCTAATTACTGGAAAAATGCTATAATTACAAGTTTACAGAATCCAAAAATGTATGTTTCCATACTTTGCCACTGTTTGAATTAAGAACATCACAGCGTGTCTCACGTCAACCAAGAGGAATCTAGACCAGAGGTCTAGTGTACTTGTCTTAATGCAATTTCACAGTTTTATCAGTGTTTCAGCTTAAAGAAGACGATAGTGTGAACAGTGATTTGTCTTTAGAAAACTCTTATTGTATTTTcccattcctctcctcttttcctgcTCGATTCTCTCTCCAGGCTCCCCCGTTCCTTCAACCGTGGTATCCTCCGCTCCGGCCACGCCCCCTTCGCTGAGTACACCAATCAGGGCGGCCACCGCCACTCCTTCTGAGGTCCCTCCTTCCGCCCAATCAACCCCCAGTATCCCTGCATcgtccccagccccagcctcctcGTCAGCCAAGCCCATGGCGGGCACCAACAACCCAGAGGAGGCCGCCCGGATCCTGGCCGAGAAGAGGAGGCAGGCCCGAGAGCAGAGGGAGCGGGAGGAGCAGGAGAAACGCgagctggaggagagagagaagtgagaatcATATTATCctcatgtacagtacataaaccCACACTGGAGAGAGCCAGAGCAGCGTCTAGTCGGGTTGCAAAATCCCTGAAATTTCGGTTGGAGGATTCGACCATTATCCTTTCTACTGTAAAGACAACCTATGTCTTACCAGCTTGAAGGGACAAGGTGGAAGTAACCGTGGCAGCACATCACAATTTGAATAATTTCAAGTGTAACGCATCAACATATGGAGTACAATACAGTTCTCCAGCGTGTCATATGCATTGCAGAATTAGACCACTCAGCGCTGTCtatgatacagtatgtgtggTGCTCGTGTTACCCCCCGGAGGTGTGGAGTTGTTGACATTTGTGTAACAGCTTAAGTTGCCCCCCTCCGCTCAGGTTTATGAGCTAAAAAGGATTTCCCGCGTCAGCCTATTGTAGCACGTTGAGTGACCACTGGGTATTTATGTCATGACAGCTGTCAGGCTGGGCAACGGGCTCctgttgctctctgttcctct
This genomic interval carries:
- the LOC139564549 gene encoding MAP7 domain-containing protein 1-like isoform X3, with the translated sequence MNKMQSKDLDTDLVGNALPEAISPYPAQDPNPTKEDTEGLTSPHKTGPAQIMETYTKKDKEKKVGTHTKLDVIPKSPATPTCPMPGSSPSPIPNKDAVKSEDRQKLAKERREEKAKYLDKLGQIQDAVKSEDRQKLAKERREEKAKYLAAKKSQWLEKEEKARQLRESQLDERRRKLEEQRIKTEKRRAALEERQKQQLEKNKERYEAALQRSTKKTWAEIRQQRLSWAGGLSHNSSQRESRCSVSAVNLPKHVDSVINKRLSKSSATLWNSPNRTRSLQLSPWESSIVDRLMTPTLSFLARSRSVASVLSNGKGQSPLCPRSASASPLTLCAHRPHHRCSDRWRVTSSTPDITQRRRDSTPIEKKKKEKKDKERENEKEKSALSKDKVLKKRQSLPSMRHRPDPSPSPLSRQRAASPATTPRARPSSSSPSPAASPKPPSSARASPSTPKARPKRARTPARVDHGRTSSPVPLERARETRGRRSATPEEPKGKSSPVPSTVVSSAPATPPSLSTPIRAATATPSEVPPSAQSTPSIPASSPAPASSSAKPMAGTNNPEEAARILAEKRRQAREQREREEQEKRELEEREKVLREERKLREAEESQRREEEARLMAEEQRLRDEAQRVDEEKEAQERAREEHEENERLQKQREEAEAKAKEEAEKQRLDREKHFLKEEQERLERKKRLEQIMKRTRKTDGVEKKDTKSPPPSQVNGKEAESSKASADYQPSPEINKNTENDHSGERDSSTVHVVNGVQPASHENGLPSKGDTAHFEEIIQLANQGNSSNGGREKSESDMPTEPILAFESDEPFLKKVGPMKPQHVAEVL
- the LOC139564549 gene encoding MAP7 domain-containing protein 1-like isoform X10 codes for the protein MNKMQSKDLDTDLVGNALPEAISPYPAQDPNPTKEDTEGLTSPHKTGPAQIMETYTKKDKEKKVGTHTKLDVIPKSPATPTCPMPGSSPSPIPNKDAVKSEDRQKLAKERREEKAKYLAAKKSQWLEKEEKARQLRESQLDERRRKLEEQRIKTEKRRAALEERQKQQLEKNKERYEAALQRSTKKTWAEIRQQRLSWAGGLSHNSSQRESRCSVSAVNLPKHVDSVINKRLSKSSATLWNSPNRTRSLQLSPWESSIVDRLMTPTLSFLARSRSVASVLSNGKGQSPLCPRSASASPLTLCAHRPHHRCSDRWRVTSSTPDITQRRRDSTPIEKKKKEKKDKERENEKEKSALSKDKVLKKRQSLPSMRHRPDPSPSPLSRQRAASPATTPRARPSSSSPSPAASPKPPSSARASPSTPKARPKRARTPARVDHGRTSSPVPLERARETRGRRSATPEEPKGKSSPVPSTVVSSAPATPPSLSTPIRAATATPSEVPPSAQSTPSIPASSPAPASSSAKPMAGTNNPEEAARILAEKRRQAREQREREEQEKRELEEREKVLREERKLREAEESQRREEEARLMAEEQRLRDEAQRVDEEKEAQERAREEHEENERLQKQREEAEAKAKEEAEKQRLDREKHFLKEEQERLERKKRLEQIMKRTRKTDGVEKKDTKSPPPSQVNGKEAESSKASADYQPSPEINKNTENDHSGERDSSTVHVVNGVQPASHENGLPSKGDTAHFEEIIQLANQGNSSNGGREKSESDMPTEPILAFESDEPFLKKVGPMKPQHVAEVL